The following are from one region of the Platichthys flesus chromosome 2, fPlaFle2.1, whole genome shotgun sequence genome:
- the LOC133972624 gene encoding tripartite motif-containing protein 16-like isoform X2, translating to MEQQEIKLDRQRFCCLICLDPLKDPVTTGCGHSYCKSCINNHWDHGEERGSYSCPQCRQTFTPRPVLGKNTMLADLLEELKKTGLQAAPDDHCYAGPEDVACDVCTGRKRKACKSCLDSYCENHLQPHLQSAPFKKHKLVEPSEKLQENLCSRHDEVMKMFCRTDQQCICYLCSVDEHKDHDTVSAAAERTERQRELGLRRQTIQQRVQDTEKDVKLLQQEEEAINGSADKAVKNREKMFTQLIRLLEKRSSDVKQQIRSQQETEVTSAVSRLERLEQEITELKRKDQELKQLSDTEDHYDFLHNYPSLSPLSGSTHSSSIRIRPLRDFEDVTAAVSQVRGRLQDILSETEILQIVSQVDVLLQQPEPETRADFLKYSQEIRLDPNTVNRRLLLSEGNRKVTHVREEQSYSDHPDRFTGWYQVLSRESLTRRCYWEVKVEVGVRVRGGVGVAVTYKNLSRACEFGSNDKSWSLYCYENSYEFHYNSIKTPVSGPVSSRVGVYLDHSAGVLSFYSVSDTLTLLHRVQTTFTQPLYAGVRVCNYASTAELCQLSCGCMK from the exons atggaGCAGCAAGAAATTAAACTTGACAGACAAAGATTCTGCTGTTTGATCTGTCTGGATCCACTGAAGGATCCGGTGActactggctgtggacacagctactgtaagAGCTGTATTAACAACCACTGGGACcatggggaggagagaggaagctacagctgccctcagtgtagacagaccttcacaccgaggcctgtcctggggaaaaacaccatgttagctgatttactggaggagctgaagaagactggactccaagctgctcctgatgatcactgctatgctggacctgaagatgtggcctgtgatgtctgcactgggagaaaacgGAAAGCTTGTAAGTCCTGTTTggactcttattgtgaaaatcacctccagcctcatcttcagtcagctccatttaagaagcacaagctggtggagccatcggagaagctccaggagaacctctgctctcgtcacgacgaggtgatgaagatgttctgccgcactgatcagcagtgtatctgttatctctgctctgtggatgaacataaagaccacgacacagtgtcagctgcagcagaaaggactgagaggcagagagagctcgggctgaggagacaaacaatccaacagagagtccaggacacagagaaagatgtgaagctgcttcaacaggaggaggaggccatcaatggctctgctgataaagcagtgaAGAACAGGGAGAAGATGTTCACCCAGctgatccgtctgctggagaaaagaagctctgatgtgaagcagcagatcagatcccagcaggaaactgaagtga catcagctgtgtcaaggctg gagagactggaacaggagatcactgagctgaagaggaaagaccaggaactgaagcagctctcagacacagaggatcacTACGACTTTCTCcacaactacccctcactgtcaccactcagtggatctacacactcatctagcatcaggatccgtcctctgaggGACTTTGAGgatgtgacagcagctgtgtcccaggtcagaggtcgactacaggacattctgagtgagacagagattttacagattgtgtctcaagtggatgttttactgcaacaaccagaaccagagaccagagctgacttcttaaaatattcacaggaaatcagACTCGATCCAAACACAGTAAACAGACGTCTGTTATTAtctgaaggaaacagaaaagtaacacATGTGAGAGAAGAACAGTCTTATTCTGatcacccagacagattcactggtTGGTAtcaggtcctgagtagagagagtctgactcgacgttgttactgggaggtgaaggtggaggtgggggtgagggtgagaggaggagttggtgtagcagtcacatacaagaatCTCAGCAGAGCATGTGAATTTGGATCaaatgataaatcttggtcaTTATATTGTTATGAAAACAGTTATGAATTTCATTACAACAGCATCAAgactccagtgtcaggtcctgtgtcctccagagtaggagtgtacctggatcacagtgcaggtgttctgtccttctacagcgTCTCTGACACcttgactctcctccacagagtccagaccacattcactcagccgCTCTATGCTGGAGTTAGGGTTTGTAATTATGCATCCACAGCTGAATTGTGTCAACTGAGTTGTGGATGCATGAAGTGA
- the LOC133972624 gene encoding tripartite motif-containing protein 16-like isoform X1 codes for MEQQEIKLDRQRFCCLICLDPLKDPVTTGCGHSYCKSCINNHWDHGEERGSYSCPQCRQTFTPRPVLGKNTMLADLLEELKKTGLQAAPDDHCYAGPEDVACDVCTGRKRKACKSCLDSYCENHLQPHLQSAPFKKHKLVEPSEKLQENLCSRHDEVMKMFCRTDQQCICYLCSVDEHKDHDTVSAAAERTERQRELGLRRQTIQQRVQDTEKDVKLLQQEEEAINGSADKAVKNREKMFTQLIRLLEKRSSDVKQQIRSQQETEVSRIRELQERLEQEITELKRKDQELKQLSDTEDHNQFLHNYPSLSPLSESTHSSSIRIRPLRNFAGVTAAVSQVRGRLQDILSETEILQIVSQVDVLLQQPDPETRADFLRYSQEITLDPDTVNKYLLLSEGNRKITYEGVESESESEQSYSEHPDVLTYMDHVLSRESLTGRCYWEVEVEVGGAVGVAVTYKNIRVKAGSNQCGFNDKSWMLYCFEDSYEFHYNRIKTPVSGPVSSRVGVYLDHSAGVLSFYRVSDTMTLLHRVQTTFTQPLHAGVWGCSPGDTAELCELK; via the coding sequence atggaGCAGCAAGAAATTAAACTTGACAGACAAAGATTCTGCTGTTTGATCTGTCTGGATCCACTGAAGGATCCGGTGActactggctgtggacacagctactgtaagAGCTGTATTAACAACCACTGGGACcatggggaggagagaggaagctacagctgccctcagtgtagacagaccttcacaccgaggcctgtcctggggaaaaacaccatgttagctgatttactggaggagctgaagaagactggactccaagctgctcctgatgatcactgctatgctggacctgaagatgtggcctgtgatgtctgcactgggagaaaacgGAAAGCTTGTAAGTCCTGTTTggactcttattgtgaaaatcacctccagcctcatcttcagtcagctccatttaagaagcacaagctggtggagccatcggagaagctccaggagaacctctgctctcgtcacgacgaggtgatgaagatgttctgccgcactgatcagcagtgtatctgttatctctgctctgtggatgaacataaagaccacgacacagtgtcagctgcagcagaaaggactgagaggcagagagagctcgggctgaggagacaaacaatccaacagagagtccaggacacagagaaagatgtgaagctgcttcaacaggaggaggaggccatcaatggctctgctgataaagcagtgaAGAACAGGGAGAAGATGTTCACCCAGctgatccgtctgctggagaaaagaagctctgatgtgaagcagcagatcagatcccagcaggaaactgaagtgagtcgaatcagagagcttcaggagagactggagcaggagatcactgagctgaagaggaaagaccaggaactgaagcagctctcagacacagaggaccacaaccagtttctacacaactacccctcactgtcaccactcagtgaatctacacactcatccagcatcaggatccgtcctctgaggaacTTTGCAGgcgtgacagcagctgtgtcacaggtcagaggtcgactacaggacattctgagtgagacagagattttacagattgtgtctcaagtggatgttttactgcaaCAACCAGATCCAGAGACTagagctgacttcttaagatattcacaggaaatcacactggatccCGACACAGTTAACAAAtatctgttattatctgagggaaacagaaaaataacatatGAGGGAGtggaatcagaatcagaatcagaacaGTCTTATTCTGAACACCCAGACGTATTAACTTATATGGATCACGTACTcagtagagagagtctgactggacgttgttactgggaggtggaggtggaggtgggaggagCAGTTGGTGTAGCAGTCACCTACAAGAATATCAGAGTAAAAGCAGGCTCAAATCAATGTGGATTTAATGATAAATCTTGGATGTTATATTGTTTTGAAGACAGTTATGAATTTCATTACAACAGGATCAAgactccagtgtcaggtcctgtgtcctccagagtaggagtgtacctggatcacagtgcaggtgttctgtccttctacagagtctctgacaccatgactctcctccacagagtccagaccacattcactcagcctctccaTGCTGGAGTTTGGGGTTGTTCTCCTGGAGACACAGCTGAGTTATGTGAACTCAAATAG
- the LOC133972145 gene encoding uncharacterized protein LOC133972145 has product MAQQGIQLDRVRFCCSICLDLLKDPVTTGCGHSYCKSCINNHWDHGEERGSYSCPQCRQTFTPRPVLGKNTMLAALVEELKKTGLQAAPADHCYAGPEDVACDVCTGRKRKACKSCLDCLDSYCENHLQPHLQSAPFKKHKLVEPSEKLQENICSRHDEVMKMFCRTDQQCICYLCSVDEHKDHDTVSAAAERTERQRELGLRRQTIQQRVQDTEKDVKLLQQEEEAINGSADKAVKNREKMFTQLIRLLEKRSSDVKQQIRSQQETEVSRIRELQERLEQEITELKRKDQELKQLSDTEDHNQFLHNYPSLSPLSESTHSSSLRIRPLRNFAGVTAAVSQVRGRLQDILSETEILQIVSQVDVLLQQPEPETRADFLRYSQEITLDPDTVNKYLLLSEGNRKITYEGVESESESEQSISEHPDAFTYMDHVLSRESLTGRCYWEVEVEVGGAVGVAVTYKNIRVKAGSNQCGFNDKSWMLCCFKNSYEFLYNRIKTVVSGPVSSRVGVYLDHSAGVLSFYRVSDTMTLLHRVQTTFTQPLHAGVWGCNPGDTAELCELGSESVLQSLAAAEMEQQEIKLDRQRFCCLICLDLLKDPVTTGCGHSYCKSCINNHWDNGEERGSYSCPQCRQTFTPRPVLGKSTMLADVVEELKKTGFQADEHKDHEVVSAAAERTVRQRELALRRQTIQQRVQDTEKDMKLLQQEEEAINSSADKAVEDSEEIFTEMIRLLEKRSSDVIQQIRSQQQTEVSRVRELQERLEQEITELKRKDQELKQLSDTEYHYQFLHSYPSRSPLSGSTHSSIIRIRPLRYFEDITAAVSQVRGRLQDILSETQTEILQIGSQVNVLLRQPDPETRADFLRYSQEITLDPNTANKELLLSEGNRKVKRISVEQSYSEHPDRFTYWDQILSRESLSGRCYWEVEVGGRAAGVAVTYKNISRAGKSHECAFGLNDKSWMLFCHEKSYIFHYNSINTRLSVPRSSRVGVYLDHSAGVLSFYRVSDTMTLLHRVQTTFIQPLYAGLRIRYPGDTADLCKLK; this is encoded by the exons atggcgcAGCAAGGAATTCAACTGGACAGAGTTAGATTCTGCTGTtcgatctgtctggatctactgaaggatccggtgactactggctgtggacacagctactgtaagAGCTGTATTAACAACCACTGGGACcatggggaggagagaggaagctacagctgccctcagtgtagacagaccttcacaccgaggcctgtcctggggaaaaacaccatgttagctgctttagtggaggagctgaagaagactggactccaagctgctcctgctgatcactgctatgctggacctgaagatgtggcctgtgatgtctgcactgggagaaaacgGAAAGCTTGTAAGTCCTGTTTGGATTGTTTggactcttattgtgaaaatcacctccagcctcatcttcagtcagctccatttaagaagcacaagctggtggagccctcggagaagctccaggagaacatctgctctcgtcacgacgaggtgatgaagatgttctgccgcactgatcagcagtgtatctgttatctctgctctgtggatgaacataaagaccacgacacagtgtcagctgcagcagaaaggactgagaggcagagagagctcgggctgaggagacaaacaatccaacagagagtccaggacacagagaaagatgtgaagctgcttcaacaggaggaggaggccatcaatggctctgctgataaagcagtgaAGAACAGGGAGAAGATGTTCACCCAGctgatccgtctgctggagaaaagaagctctgatgtgaagcagcagatcagatcccagcaggaaactgaagtgagtcgaatcagagagcttcaggagagactggagcaggagatcactgagctgaagaggaaagaccaggaactgaagcagctctcagacacagaggaccacaaccagtttctacacaactacccctcactgtcaccactcagtgaatctacacactcatccagccttaggatccgtcctctgaggaacTTTGCGGgcgtgacagcagctgtgtcacaggtcagaggtcgactacaggacattctgagtgagacagagattttacagattgtgtctcaagtggatgttttactgcaacaaccagaaccagagaccagagctgacttcttaagatattcacaggaaatcacactggatccCGACACAGTTAACAAAtatctgttattatctgagggaaacagaaaaataacatatGAGGGAGtggaatcagaatcagaatcagaacaGTCTATTTCTGAACACCCAGACGCATTTACTTATATGGATCACGTACTcagtagagagagtctgactggacgttgttactgggaggtggaggtggaggtgggaggagCAGTTGGTGTAGCAGTCACCTACAAGAATATCAGAGTAAAAGCAGGCTCAAATCAATGTGGATTTAATGATAAATCTTGGatgttatgttgttttaaaaacagttaTGAATTTCTATACAACAGGATCAAGACTGTTGTGTCaggtcctgtgtcctccagagtaggagtgtacctggatcacagtgcaggtgttctgtccttctacagagtctctgacaccatgactctcctccacagagtccagaccacattcactcagcctctccaTGCTGGAGTTTGGGGTTGTAATCCTGGAGACACAGCTGAGTTATGTGAACT AGGAAGTGAATCTGTTCTAcagtctctggcagcagctgaaatggaGCAGCAAGAAATTAAACTTGACAGACAAAGATTCTGCTGTTtgatctgtctggatctactgaaggatccggtgactactggctgtggacacagctactgtaagAGCTGTATTAACAACCACTGGGAcaatggggaggagagaggaagctacagctgccctcagtgtagacagaccttcacaccgaggcctgtccTGGGGAAAAGCACCATGTTAGCTGATgtagtggaggagctgaagaagactggatTCCAAGCTGATGAACATAAAGACCACGAAGtagtgtcagctgcagcagaaaggactgtGAGGCAGAGGGAGCTCGCGCTGAGGAGACAGacaatccagcagagagtccaggacacagagaaagacatgaagctgcttcaacaggaggaggaggccatcaatagctctgctgataaagcagtggaggacagtgaggagatcttcactgagatgatccgtctgctggagaaaagaagctctgatgtgatacagcagatcagatcccagcagcaaactgaagtgagtcgagtcagagagcttcaggagagactggaacaggagatcactgagctgaagaggaaagaccaggaactgaagcagctctcagacacagagtaCCACTACCAGTTTCTACACAGCTACCCCTCACGGTCACCGCTCAGtggatctacacactcatccatcATCAGGATCCGTCCCCTGAGGTACTTTGAGGACataacagcagctgtgtcacaggtcagaggtcgactacaggacattctgagtgagacacagacagagattttacagattggGTCTCAAGTGAATGTTTTACTGCGACAACCAGAtccagagaccagagctgacttcttaagatattcacaggaaatcacactggatccaaacacagcaaataaagagctgttattatctgagggaaacagaaaagtaaaacGTATCAGTGTAGAACAGTCTTATTCTGAAcacccagacagattcactTATTGGGATCAGAtcctgagtagagagagtctgagtggacgttgttactgggaggtggaggtgggagggagagcagctggtgtagcagtcacatacaagaatATCAGCAGAGCAGGGAAGTCACATGAATGTGCATTTGGattaaatgataaatcttgGATGTTATTTTGTCATGAAAAAAGTTATATCTTTCATTACAACAGCATCAACACTCGATTGTCAGTTCCTCggtcctccagagtaggagtgtacctggatcacagtgcaggtgttctgtccttctacagagtctctgacaccatgactctcctccacagagtccagaccacattcattcagcctctctatgctggaCTTAGGATTCGTTATCCTGGAGACACAGCTGATCTCTGTAAACTGAAATAG